A single genomic interval of Zunongwangia sp. HGR-M22 harbors:
- a CDS encoding DUF4136 domain-containing protein, which yields MKVLKFTPVLLLLAIFFTSCSSVRVASDYDREANFNSYSSFAFFKPGVDKAEISDLDKKRIMRAIEASMNEKGFEKSQSPDLLVSIFTKTHENINIYQNNPGWGYGWGWSPWYWNTGFNTVNRTSDGTLYIDLIDAETKELVWQGMGTAALAEKVSKKQERINEIVSKILEKYPPGSEE from the coding sequence ATGAAAGTTCTAAAATTTACTCCTGTGTTGTTGCTTTTGGCCATTTTCTTCACTTCTTGTAGCAGTGTGAGAGTAGCCTCTGATTATGATCGTGAAGCCAATTTTAATTCTTACAGCTCTTTCGCTTTTTTTAAGCCGGGGGTTGATAAAGCTGAAATATCTGATCTTGATAAAAAACGTATTATGCGAGCTATTGAAGCTTCCATGAATGAAAAAGGCTTCGAAAAATCACAAAGTCCAGATCTTTTAGTAAGTATTTTCACTAAGACACATGAGAATATAAATATTTATCAAAATAATCCTGGATGGGGTTATGGTTGGGGATGGTCTCCATGGTATTGGAATACAGGATTCAATACAGTAAATAGAACTAGCGACGGAACTTTATATATTGATCTTATTGATGCTGAAACTAAAGAATTGGTTTGGCAGGGAATGGGTACTGCTGCTCTTGCTGAAAAAGTGAGTAAAAAACAGGAAAGAATAAATGAGATTGTTTCTAAAATCCTAGAAAAATATCCTCCCGGATCTGAGGAATAA
- a CDS encoding glucosaminidase domain-containing protein, whose protein sequence is MRLKPYLVLVVFALFMASCGSKKKVTTRKNRKDRNEAVINNRNQGNRNTETPAEIVDAETMPVRTYDFTVENYIADYAPIAQQEMHLYKVPASITLAQGILESGSGKGRLAQQANNHFGIKCHDWQGDKIYHDDDRNQECFRKYRHPKYSFRDHSLFLAERRRYAELFDLDQDDYKGWAKGLRQAGYATDRRYPQKLVDLIERYELYRYDAEVLDRPSPNYTTEFEAKGDSYIVKKGDTLYSISKRYNTTVEEIKSLNNLTGTNIEIGQVLLVK, encoded by the coding sequence ATGAGGTTGAAACCTTATTTAGTTTTAGTGGTATTTGCACTTTTTATGGCTTCCTGCGGAAGTAAAAAAAAGGTGACTACACGTAAAAACCGAAAAGATAGAAATGAAGCGGTGATTAATAACCGTAATCAGGGAAATAGAAATACCGAAACTCCGGCTGAAATTGTGGATGCTGAAACCATGCCCGTGAGAACCTACGATTTTACGGTAGAAAATTATATTGCAGATTATGCGCCTATAGCACAGCAGGAAATGCATTTATATAAAGTACCTGCAAGCATCACTTTGGCCCAAGGGATTTTAGAATCTGGCTCTGGGAAAGGCAGATTAGCACAACAAGCCAATAACCATTTTGGGATTAAGTGCCACGACTGGCAAGGCGATAAAATTTATCACGACGACGATCGCAATCAGGAATGTTTTAGAAAATATAGACATCCAAAATATTCTTTTAGAGACCATTCATTATTCTTAGCAGAGCGTCGGCGCTACGCCGAACTTTTTGATCTTGATCAAGACGATTACAAAGGCTGGGCAAAAGGTTTACGCCAGGCCGGTTATGCTACAGATCGTCGTTACCCGCAAAAGCTTGTAGATTTAATAGAACGTTACGAGCTATATCGCTATGATGCGGAAGTTTTAGATCGTCCTTCTCCTAATTATACAACCGAATTTGAAGCGAAAGGCGATAGCTATATCGTTAAAAAAGGAGATACTTTATATTCTATTTCAAAACGCTATAATACCACTGTAGAAGAAATTAAAAGTTTAAATAATTTAACTGGCACCAATATTGAAATTGGACAAGTTTTATTAGTAAAATAA
- a CDS encoding PLDc N-terminal domain-containing protein: MRKSLLFLIPVLICLISVGCGKDSKEISFTEFNEEILPSEEIEKVVIEDREDILVYTSEKVPYKLKASEIDNIEEFIDNLHSKQENIDITYNTNVTNTGILLGQLFNLLVPILLLTHIILLWISLRKVIKSTAGDLEKILYAMISILVPFFGPIIYLTTKRR; the protein is encoded by the coding sequence ATGCGAAAATCCTTACTATTTCTTATTCCAGTTTTAATTTGCCTAATATCAGTTGGATGCGGTAAAGATTCTAAAGAAATATCATTTACTGAATTTAACGAAGAAATTTTACCTTCCGAAGAAATCGAGAAAGTGGTAATCGAAGATCGTGAAGACATATTAGTTTATACTTCAGAAAAGGTACCTTATAAACTTAAGGCTAGCGAAATAGATAATATCGAAGAATTTATAGATAATTTACACTCTAAGCAAGAAAATATAGATATCACGTATAATACAAATGTTACTAATACAGGAATATTATTAGGGCAACTTTTTAATCTTCTTGTTCCCATCCTCTTACTTACTCACATTATATTATTATGGATTTCATTAAGAAAGGTCATTAAATCTACAGCTGGAGATTTAGAAAAAATCCTATACGCTATGATTTCAATACTCGTTCCTTTCTTTGGACCTATTATTTATCTTACTACGAAACGAAGATGA
- a CDS encoding DUF2797 domain-containing protein — MRYEGVLTKMKTELLENVEYYLDFENDFLNMNQLLEKNLSLNFLRFQCLNCGQQKKIFRQGFCYDCFSSIPQAGEWIMKPELSKAHLDLEDRDLEYEKRVQLTPHIVYLANSSNVKVGVTRKTQVPTRWIDQGAHEAIEIVEVPNRYLAGITEIALKAHVSDKTNWRKMLTNDILDLNLEEEREKLKDFIPEEAKAYYLADQKETEIKFPVKQFSPKIKTLNLTKSPFYQGKLMGIKGQYLLFEDGTAFNVRAHEGFVVELKVA; from the coding sequence ATGAGATACGAGGGTGTGCTCACCAAAATGAAAACAGAACTGTTGGAAAATGTAGAATATTATCTAGATTTTGAGAACGATTTTTTAAATATGAATCAACTTCTAGAGAAAAACTTAAGTTTAAATTTTCTACGTTTTCAATGCCTTAATTGTGGGCAACAAAAGAAAATTTTTAGACAGGGTTTTTGTTATGATTGTTTTAGCTCGATTCCGCAAGCCGGGGAATGGATCATGAAGCCAGAACTAAGTAAAGCACATTTAGATCTGGAAGATCGAGATTTAGAATATGAAAAAAGAGTGCAACTAACACCGCATATTGTGTATTTAGCAAATTCGAGTAATGTAAAAGTAGGCGTGACTCGTAAAACTCAGGTGCCCACACGATGGATCGATCAGGGAGCACACGAAGCAATTGAAATTGTAGAAGTTCCTAACAGGTATTTGGCCGGGATTACAGAAATCGCTCTAAAAGCCCATGTTTCTGATAAAACAAACTGGCGAAAAATGCTTACCAATGATATTTTAGATTTAAATCTGGAAGAAGAGCGAGAAAAATTGAAAGATTTTATTCCTGAAGAAGCCAAAGCCTATTATTTAGCCGATCAAAAAGAAACCGAAATTAAGTTTCCTGTGAAGCAATTTTCACCAAAAATTAAAACGCTGAATCTTACAAAATCTCCATTTTATCAGGGTAAATTAATGGGGATAAAAGGTCAATATTTATTATTTGAAGACGGAACTGCTTTTAACGTTAGAGCCCATGAAGGTTTTGTCGTAGAACTTAAAGTCGCTTAA
- a CDS encoding DUF5522 domain-containing protein: MSFSRKKIPLEDGDYYLTPEGYKCFTEQYHLKRGYCCESGCRHCPYGYDKKTNSQ; encoded by the coding sequence ATGAGTTTTTCAAGAAAAAAAATACCTTTAGAAGATGGCGACTATTATTTAACGCCAGAAGGTTACAAATGTTTCACAGAGCAATATCATCTTAAAAGAGGCTATTGTTGTGAGAGTGGTTGCCGGCATTGCCCTTACGGCTATGATAAAAAGACTAATTCTCAATAA
- a CDS encoding GH3 auxin-responsive promoter family protein, which produces MPIPLVNSIASWFLKKRIHQMELFIKYPHDVQDELLKGLIYKAKNTEIGRKYAFSEIKSYKDFASRVPLHSYENYYEAIERSRLGENNIFWPTPIKWFAKSSGTTNAKSKFIPVSEDSLEHCHYAAGKDLLCMYLNNNPGSQFFTGKSLRLGGSKEIYKENGTSFGDLSAILIDNMPFWAEFSSTPSNEVSLMHDWETKMDAIVRETIKENVTSLAGVPSWMLVLLNNVLEHTGKESIFEVWRNIEVYFHGGVSFDPYAAQYQKILPNEDFRYYEIYNASEGFFACQDQNDNKDLLLMLDYGIFYEFIPMHTYGSNEEEIIPLSEVEIGKNYAIVITTNAGLWRYKIGDTVRFTSTSPYRIKVSGRTKHHINVFGEELIIENAETALKKASLTNNCEIVDYTAAPVFMEGKEKGAHEWIIEFKHPPKSMSEFNEDLDQALQQVNSDYEAKRYLNMTLNAPKIHVAREKLFHDWLKKNGKLGGQHKIPRLSNSRDYVEELLGMM; this is translated from the coding sequence ATGCCAATTCCATTAGTAAATTCCATTGCTTCATGGTTTCTTAAGAAGCGTATTCACCAGATGGAATTATTTATAAAATATCCTCACGATGTACAGGATGAGCTTTTAAAAGGACTAATTTATAAAGCTAAAAACACAGAGATTGGTAGAAAATATGCCTTTTCTGAAATCAAATCCTATAAGGATTTCGCTTCTCGTGTTCCTTTACATTCTTACGAAAATTATTATGAAGCTATTGAAAGAAGCCGGTTAGGAGAAAATAACATTTTTTGGCCAACTCCTATAAAATGGTTTGCAAAATCTAGTGGAACTACAAACGCTAAAAGTAAATTTATCCCAGTAAGTGAGGATTCTTTAGAACATTGCCATTATGCCGCTGGTAAAGATTTGCTTTGCATGTATTTAAACAATAATCCCGGCTCTCAATTTTTCACAGGAAAAAGTTTACGCTTAGGCGGAAGTAAAGAAATCTACAAAGAAAACGGAACAAGTTTTGGAGATCTTTCGGCCATTCTTATCGATAATATGCCATTTTGGGCCGAGTTTAGTAGCACACCAAGTAACGAAGTTTCTTTGATGCACGATTGGGAAACTAAAATGGATGCGATTGTGCGAGAAACTATCAAAGAAAACGTAACCAGTCTTGCCGGAGTTCCTTCATGGATGCTGGTTTTACTAAATAATGTTTTAGAACATACCGGTAAGGAAAGCATTTTTGAAGTTTGGCGCAATATTGAAGTTTATTTTCACGGTGGTGTTAGCTTTGATCCTTATGCAGCTCAGTATCAAAAAATCTTACCTAACGAAGATTTTAGATATTACGAAATTTATAATGCTTCAGAAGGATTTTTTGCCTGCCAGGATCAAAATGATAACAAAGATTTGCTGTTAATGTTGGACTACGGAATATTCTATGAGTTTATTCCTATGCATACCTACGGAAGCAATGAGGAAGAAATTATACCACTTTCTGAAGTTGAAATTGGTAAAAATTACGCCATCGTTATTACAACCAATGCAGGTTTATGGCGCTATAAAATTGGCGACACGGTTCGTTTTACCTCTACCAGTCCTTATCGTATAAAAGTATCTGGAAGAACAAAACATCACATTAACGTTTTTGGTGAAGAATTGATTATAGAAAATGCTGAAACTGCACTAAAAAAAGCATCGCTTACCAACAATTGCGAGATCGTAGATTACACTGCCGCCCCGGTTTTTATGGAAGGTAAAGAAAAAGGAGCGCACGAGTGGATTATCGAGTTTAAGCATCCGCCAAAATCGATGTCGGAATTTAATGAAGATCTAGACCAGGCATTACAACAAGTAAATAGTGATTACGAGGCGAAGCGCTATTTAAATATGACACTTAATGCGCCTAAGATTCATGTAGCAAGAGAAAAGTTATTTCACGATTGGTTGAAGAAAAATGGTAAACTAGGTGGACAACATAAAATACCGCGATTATCGAATTCTAGAGATTATGTGGAGGAATTGCTAGGGATGATGTAG
- the hemL gene encoding glutamate-1-semialdehyde 2,1-aminomutase: MIYQRSSALFAEAKKVIPGGVNSPVRAFKAVGGDPVFIEKAEGAYIYDEDGNKLIDYINSWGPMILGHAHKPVVDAVIEKAKKGTSFGTPTEIETKIAELAVKMVPNIDKIRMVNSGTEACMSAVRLARGFTGKEKIIKFAGCYHGHSDSFLIQAGSGAMTFGTPNSPGVTQGTAKDTLLAAYNDLDGVKQIAEQNKDEIACIIVEPVPGNMGCIPPAEGFLEGLRKLCDETGILLIFDEVMTGFRLAAGGVQERLGINADIVCFGKVIGGGLPVGAFAARNEIMDYLAPVGPVYQAGTLSGNPLAMAAGLAMLTELSENPEIFKSIDKKTEYLHEGMEKVLKENGVKHTINRVGSMISVHFSEDAVSDFATSAEAAKNGKFNTFFHGMLENGIYIAPSAFETWFISEALSYEDLDKTIAAVDKVTKDFD; this comes from the coding sequence ATGATTTATCAAAGAAGTAGTGCCTTATTTGCTGAAGCCAAAAAAGTGATTCCGGGCGGAGTAAACTCGCCGGTTAGAGCTTTTAAAGCAGTAGGAGGAGATCCTGTTTTTATTGAAAAAGCAGAAGGGGCTTATATTTATGATGAAGACGGAAATAAATTAATCGATTATATCAATTCCTGGGGACCAATGATTCTTGGCCATGCGCACAAACCTGTGGTTGATGCCGTGATCGAAAAAGCCAAAAAAGGAACTTCTTTTGGAACTCCGACCGAGATTGAAACCAAAATAGCCGAATTAGCGGTAAAAATGGTTCCTAATATCGATAAAATCAGAATGGTAAATTCGGGTACCGAAGCTTGTATGAGTGCGGTTAGATTGGCCAGAGGTTTTACCGGGAAAGAGAAAATCATCAAATTTGCCGGTTGTTATCACGGGCATAGCGATTCTTTTTTGATTCAGGCTGGGAGTGGAGCGATGACTTTTGGTACGCCAAATAGTCCGGGAGTTACCCAGGGAACAGCTAAAGATACTTTGCTAGCCGCTTATAATGATTTGGATGGTGTAAAGCAGATTGCTGAACAAAATAAAGATGAAATTGCCTGCATTATCGTAGAACCTGTTCCAGGAAATATGGGATGCATTCCTCCGGCTGAAGGATTTTTGGAAGGTTTGAGAAAGCTTTGCGATGAAACCGGAATTTTACTGATTTTTGATGAAGTGATGACCGGTTTTAGGTTAGCCGCAGGAGGTGTTCAGGAACGATTAGGGATCAACGCAGATATTGTTTGTTTTGGGAAAGTAATTGGCGGTGGTTTGCCAGTAGGTGCATTTGCTGCGCGAAATGAAATTATGGATTATTTGGCTCCGGTTGGGCCGGTGTATCAGGCAGGAACTTTAAGTGGAAATCCACTTGCTATGGCTGCAGGATTAGCCATGTTAACCGAATTGTCTGAGAATCCTGAAATTTTTAAAAGCATTGATAAAAAAACCGAATATCTTCATGAAGGAATGGAGAAGGTATTGAAAGAAAACGGAGTAAAACATACCATTAACCGCGTAGGTTCGATGATCTCTGTTCATTTTTCTGAAGATGCGGTAAGCGATTTTGCTACTTCTGCGGAAGCTGCAAAAAATGGAAAATTCAATACTTTTTTCCACGGAATGTTAGAAAACGGAATTTATATCGCACCGAGTGCTTTTGAAACTTGGTTTATAAGTGAAGCTTTAAGCTATGAAGATCTTGATAAAACGATCGCAGCGGTAGATAAAGTAACTAAAGATTTCGATTAA
- a CDS encoding 1-aminocyclopropane-1-carboxylate deaminase/D-cysteine desulfhydrase codes for MNASENIESIFHRKEPVFSRNDFITKFEDKNIEVWLKREDLLHPEVSGNKFRKLKYNVLEAKRLQKKRILTFGGAFSNHIAATAAAGRIHNIPTIGVIRGEELRKDLQKTLKSNPTLKFASQNGMQFHFIAREDFRRKNDPDFIESLYAEFGDFYLVPEGGTNKFAIQGCEEILSEEDKNFDFICVAAGTGGTASGLINASAENQNVLAFSALKGDFLKYEIGRFSNKKNWTLVSDEYFGGYAKINEELVSFINEFKTEFAIQLDPIYTGKMMFSVFEMIKKNRVPENSRILAVHTGGLQGIAGMNRRLEKKKMSLIIV; via the coding sequence ATGAATGCTTCGGAAAACATCGAATCGATATTCCATAGAAAAGAACCTGTTTTTTCTCGAAACGACTTTATTACAAAGTTTGAAGATAAGAATATTGAAGTCTGGTTAAAACGTGAAGATCTACTGCATCCCGAGGTTTCAGGGAATAAATTCAGAAAGCTGAAATACAATGTTCTAGAAGCGAAAAGACTTCAAAAAAAACGAATTTTGACTTTTGGTGGTGCATTTTCTAATCATATTGCCGCTACGGCTGCAGCCGGAAGAATTCATAATATTCCTACAATAGGGGTGATTCGTGGGGAAGAGCTGAGAAAAGACCTTCAAAAAACGCTAAAATCAAATCCTACTTTAAAGTTTGCTTCACAAAATGGGATGCAATTTCACTTTATTGCAAGAGAAGATTTCCGAAGAAAAAATGATCCTGATTTTATCGAATCTCTTTATGCTGAATTCGGAGATTTTTATTTGGTTCCCGAAGGCGGAACAAACAAGTTTGCTATACAAGGTTGTGAAGAGATTTTAAGTGAAGAAGATAAGAATTTCGATTTTATTTGTGTTGCGGCAGGAACCGGTGGAACGGCTTCAGGATTGATAAATGCTTCAGCTGAAAACCAAAATGTTCTGGCTTTTTCAGCATTAAAAGGGGATTTTTTAAAATATGAAATTGGCCGTTTCAGCAATAAAAAAAACTGGACACTCGTTAGCGATGAGTATTTTGGTGGTTATGCTAAAATAAATGAAGAGCTGGTAAGTTTTATTAATGAATTTAAGACCGAGTTTGCAATTCAGCTTGATCCCATTTACACCGGCAAGATGATGTTTAGTGTTTTTGAGATGATCAAAAAAAATCGAGTTCCTGAAAATTCCCGTATTTTAGCGGTGCATACGGGCGGTTTGCAGGGGATTGCAGGGATGAACCGGCGATTGGAAAAAAAGAAAATGAGTTTAATTATTGTATAA